The following nucleotide sequence is from Verrucomicrobiota bacterium.
TCCCGTTGCGGGATCCGTAATGGCCATGTGATCCAAGCCCTGGTCCACCGTATAGATCAGACCATCATTGGGGTTGTAGATGGCGTCATGTGGAACGTATGCCGTTTCAAGGCGATATTCGTAGATCTTCGTGCGGCTGAGTGACTCGTCTAGAGGAAATTGGGGACGAACTGTCAACGGCTTCCCGCCAAATCCTTCTGAGAGGATGACCGATCGAGCATCCCTTAACTCCATGTCGAAGTTGCCCAGGTAACGGTGCATGCGTTCGATGGACGTTGCCCAGGATTCGGGTGTTCGCTGAATTCGGGTAAACGAATTGCCTATCTGATGGCAGGACAGGCAATCACGTTGAAACTGCAATCGGTTAAAACTCGCGTTTTTACCCTTTTCAAAAGGCAAACTGCCGAAGTGATAGGCTGCGGGAAGACTTTCGGAAATCTCAAGGTCGTCGGTCATGGCTTCCATCACCAGATCCTTATTGATTTGCGAATAGGGTTCCAGGATCACCGTCGCTATAGCGTCGCGATAATACGGAGTACGCAGGCGAAGGTTTAATTCACCTTCCAGACGAGTTGCCAATTTGTATGTGCCTTGCGCATTGGAATAAACGGACTCCGATATCCCGGAAACGTCGTCCGTCATTCGGACCAATACACCTTCCAAGGACTTGCCATGAGTGTCCTTAACCGTTCCCGTCAATACCCCGGCAAAGGCTGGCGCGGAAAACACCGCCAACAGGATCATGACCCCGCAGAGTTTTAATTCTATTTTGCAAATCGCCATCCAGGAGACACTGATATGCTTTCGTCGGGTTGACACGGAATTTCTGAAATAAAATTTCTTTAGTTGGGATATCCATCGGCTTTTCTCAGGAAGTTGGCGCTAGGACGAAGTGCTTCCTGACCAGAGCAAGTGGGATGCGTTGGATCCGGTAGCTCAGATTTTGACCTCTTTTAAAATCATTCCCCATTCCAGCCGCTACACCAGTCCCATCTTGACCAAGGACATTCTTTACAGAGATAATCCAAGCTCAGATTCTCGTTTGGACACACATGTGATGAGATTGATCAATAGAGGGCGCCAAGCTCAATTCATTCGGAAGGAGTTGTTTCAGGCACTCTGCGTATATCTGCTTTGTGCTTTTCCGGGATTAATAAATGTGGATGCCGCAAGTATCACAGTTCGGATTCTAGATGAAAATGGTGAGACTACTCCGGCGCGCGCCTGGGTGGATTCCAAGGGCCAAAGACTGTTCGAACCATTCGCGCCAATAACGGTTACGCCTTATGCAAGAGATCGTAGTTTTAGCTGTGACGGTGTCTTTACGATGGACCTGCCTGAGGGTGAAGCCGTTGTGCATGTGGAAAAAGGGAAAGAATACATTCCTGTCGACCTCTCCATTCTCCTGGGTTCCGGAGAGAATCTGGAAAAAACCGTTCAATTAAGTAAATGGATCGATATGCCATCAGAGGGTTGGTTTTCTGCGGATCTTCATGTCCACCTCGGACAAGACGATCCCCGTATTTTGCAACAGCTCGCCTTGGCGGACGATGTCCATCTGATTCCGGCATTTTCCTTTTGGTTAAGAGGTCGTGGGGAAACATGGGAATCGAGCTGGCCTGATGCATCCTACACGCTGCCCATTGAGGTTGACCGCAATCACATCGTCACTCGAAACAACATCGAAATTGAACGAATTGATCGCAATGCGATTCCTGGTGGAACCATTGGCGCTACCTTTCTCTACAATCTCAACCTACCAGTCACAGCCGAGGTGAACGGAGAACATTTCCCCACCGATGCCGCGCTGAGCCGTTCCGCACAATCCCACTCACCTGACGTCGTTCTTGACAGTGATAAACCCTCTTGGGCGGAAACAGTAATCGGTGCTGCTTTAGGGGCACTCGATACGATTCAGGTGTGCCACAATCATTACCACAGGGATTCAACTATTCCGGGAGGCTGGGGCATGATCGGGGCGCTTACATCCGGCGAATCCAATGAGGCGGTTGGAGACGGACTTTTTCATCGAACCAACGGACTCTATTATCGTTTTTTAAACTGTGGATTTCGTCTGGGTGTTTCTGGAGGTTCTGCAATTGGAGTGATGCCGGTTGCAGCCGGCCAACACCGTGTTTATGCCAAAATCGACGGCCGCATGACTGCCGCAAAATTCTGGGAGGCCTTAAAATCGGGGCGTTCCTTTGCCACTTCAGGTCCCATGCTTTCGTTGACCGCTGATGGACAAGGTTTAGGTACGACTGTAACCAGATCATCGGCCAATACCCGATCAATAAAACTGCTGGCAACTGTCCGATCCATCGAATCTCTGGAGTCTCTGCAGATCGTTCACAATGGTTTGGTCGTCGCTTCACTTGATCTGCTTGGAAAGAATGCGGCTCCGGTTCTGATCGAGGAGTTAAATTCCGAATTGCTTCCTCAACGTAGCGGATGGGTAATCGCGAGGGCATTCTTTCGAGCACCCGACGGATTACTCCGGCAAGCGCATACCAGTCCTATTTATATTTCAGTAGACCAAAAACCGATAGCTTTTGTTGAGGATGCGGAATACATGCTCCGGTGGATAGAAGTATTGGATAGTATTACCCGGAAAAATCCCGATCGTTTTCCTGGTGCAAATGAGCAGGATGCCGTTCTGGCAAACTACGCCGAAGCCAGAGCCGTCTATTCTCAGGTCATCAAAGACGCCGAATATCATTGGGCTGATAAATAGGAAATAAACACTGGAGGTATCTTGAAGGAAGACCGCCCACTTCCACGCTTGTGGCGTTTTTAAAAGACTGAAAGAGTTTGGTCTCTTTAAGCCTCCTGATGCCCTGCACATTACCTGTTCTAGCCCAAAGCCGTTGGCTTCGATTTGGGGTATTTCTATTACCGGTTCCATTGCGGTTGCATTACTCAAGTATGGCGGTCTTCCCGCTGTTGCGGTTTTTCTACTCGTTTCGATCGGTTTGCTCGTTCTGGTCTCGATTCTATTTCGCGAACGAGTAGGAGAGCGTCTACTCCCCTGGAGCAGAGGCGAAGCAAATCCCGAAATGCTGAAACCGGAAGGAAGTATTCTGCAACTGTTCAAAGACCTTATACAGGTATTATTACTGCCCATGAGTCTCCTGATAATGGGCATTATATCCCTTCAAAGGATCAACTACGGGATCTACAAGGTTTGGTCACCTGACCTTGCTATAAATGTGTTGGGTTACACCGATTCCAATTACGCGAACTGGGTGGCTTCGGTGAGCCTGGTCAGCGCCTTTTGCGGTTTGGCGCTTGGCCCCGTTATCGACAAACTCGGAGCTCGTCGGGCCTATGCGTTTACTTTGTTGATTGCCGCCTGCCTGTACACCGGACTTTTCCCCTTGGTGGATACCATGAGTCACCCCACTGTGGCTGTCATCGCTTTGTTTCTGGTGTATCTGACAGGAACCATGCTTTTCATAACTTTCATCTCACTTGCGATGTCGCTTTGCCGGGTAGAAATCGCCTCCACCCAGTTCGCCTGTTACATGGCCCTGGCCAATCTCGGAATGGCCCTAGGCTCTGGCATATATCCTATTGTATTCAATTTCACCGGGATGAAAAGCATCCTCCTGGCACTAGGTGCGCTCTACGCCGTTGCCTGGTTACTCATGGCCCGCGTTGATTTGGTGAGCCACAAACAGCGGCTGGCAAATTTGTAGTACCTTAGAAACTGAAGCCTGAAATTAGCGCTGGTATTTACACAGATAAGCGGTGTCGACGGGGACCTGGAGTTTGAATGATTGATTGGCCGCAACTTCAAAGGTCTCACCGTCGGTAAAGTCCTGCCATGTTTCGGCTCCCGGTAGTTGGACTACTAACTTGCCGCATACTACGGTCATGATCTCATGACAGTCCGTTCCGAAGGTGTATTCGCCTTTGGCCATGACACCAACCGTTGCTGGCAGGGTTTCGGTTTCCAGAGCAATGGATTTAACCTGTCCGTCAAAATATTCGTTTACTTTAAGCATGGAAATAAAAGGGTTAGAGTTTGGTGTAGAAAAAAGCAGGAATGCGACCAATAGGAAGCTCTTTTAATTTTCTTTAGTCATAACGTTTCTCAGGAAACGGGCGCTTTGGCGAAGTGCTTCCTGACGACCTTCCAGTGTTTCCTCGTAGTCACGGTCCTCCACTTCGATGCAGACTGAGCCGGTGTAATTTTCTTCATGTAAAGCGTTGAAAAACTTGCTCCAGTCAATGCCGCCCAGTCCCGGAAGTTTGGGACTGTGGTATTCCAGTGGAGTGGCGAGGATGCCGACTTCGTTTAACGCATCGATGTCGACAATGGCATCCTTGGCATGCACGTGGAAAAACCTGGTAATGAATTCCTTGATCGGTTTTACGTAATCCATCTGTTGCCAGAGCAGGTGAGAGGGATCGTAGTTGAGTCCAAAATGATCGCTCTCAATGTCGTCAAACATCCTTCTCCAAATAGCAGGACTAATGGCCAGGTTCTTGCCGCTCGGCCACTCGTCGCGGGTGAAATACATGGGGCAATTTTCGATGGCGACTTTTACACCGTTGTCTTCGGCTTGCTGTATCAAGGGTTTCCATACTTCGAGAAAACGCGGCCATTGGTCGTCTACGGATTGGGTAGGATTTCGACCGATGAAGGTATTGACAACTCCGACTCCCAGTTTGGGTGCCGCTTGAAAAAGCTTTCCCAAATGATCGATATAAACCTGGGCTTCCTCGTGATCTGCTACTAGCGGGTTCGGGTAATAACCGAGTCCGCTTATGGTCAATCCTAGGTCGGCCACCTTGCCTGTAACTTCATCGGCTTGGCCTTGAGTCATATCGCTGACATTGACATGAGTAACTCCCGCATAACGGCGTTCTGCCTTCCCTTTCGGCCAGCACATAAGTTCGATGCAGTCGAAGCTTTCGGTCGCTGCAAAATCGAGGACCTGGTCGAGTGTTTGATCAGCCAGAATGGCGCTTACGAGTCCGAGTTTCATTGGTTGAAAAGGTTGATCGAGTTTAACGGTTCAGTGGTGCAAGTGGTTGGGAGAGACTTTCAGTTCCGATTCAATAAAAGCAGTAAAATAAAACTGGTGCTTTAAGCCTGTTTAAAACGTTCGTTAGACTCAATTCGAATCAGGTCGTTGTCCTGCGCCCGAGCCGGGAAGAGCGCGACCTCCAAAAATAATCTGTTCCAATCCCCGGTCTTTCTTTGGGTCGTAGTCGGGATTCTTGGCCGGGATCTTCGCGTGGACCCGTGTGAGGTAATCGTTGAGTTTGTTATGAATTTTCTGGGTCAGTTCTGGATGGCTTGAACTGAGGTCGTTTGTTTCCCCGATATCTTTACTTAGATCAAAGAGCATGAGTTGGTCGGTATCGTACTCTTTGCGGAGCTTATAATTTCCGGAACGGATGGCGGCTTGTGGATAGACTCCTTTGAAATCCCGATAGTGCGGATAATACCAAACGAAATCCTCTGTTGGTCTATCGATATTGCCTTTGCCAGAGTTTTTGAGAACACCGGCGAGGCTACCACCGTCCATATCCTTCGGTAAGGTTTCGTTGATTCCGAGCAGGTCGACATAGGTGGCAAAGAAATCGGATCCATTGACGGGCATATCGCATTGAGAGTCTTTTGCGATGCCTGGACCACGCACGAATAGTGGCACTCGTATCCCGCCTTCCCAAGTGTGGGTTTTTCCTTTTCTTAAAGGTGTGTTGTTGGTCGGGATACTTCCGGGACCGATCTCGCCTCCATTGTCGGAGGTGTAAAGCAAGTAGGTGTTGTCCGTTAAGTTTAGTTCGTCGAGAGTCTTAAGTAGAATCGCAAGGGACTCATCCAGATTCTCGGTCATGGCGGCGTAGGGGCCGTTCTTATGATTTTTGCCCGGCTCGAGCTTGCTGTATTTTTCGATCGTCTCCTTTTCGGCAAAGATCTGCGTGTGAACCGCGTAGTGTGAAATCTGCAGAAAGAACGGTTTGTCCGCTGCAGCCTGTGTTTTAATAAAATCTACAAAACGATGGGTAATGCCGTAAAGTTGTTTGGGGTCAGGCATACCTGCATTGCCCTCGGTGTTTGTCGTGGGTCCGTCATGAACGTCGTAGCCATGGATGGTTGGATCTTCCGGACCCATATGCCATTTGCCAAAATGAGCGGTGGTATACTCAGGCCGATGCTTTTTAATAAACTCTCCAATCGTTACTTCTTCCTCCGGCAGTCCGATAATCGGGAGGTGCATGATCAGAGGTTTGTTCAGATAAAAATTGTTGTAAAACGGTTCGATGAATCCTGGGGTGCCGGGATTCACGTCGTAGATGTCGGTCGTGCCTAAACGGGCAGGACTCTTGCCCGTTTGAATGCTCATGCGTGTGGATGAACAATTGGGGTGAGGTGAGTAGGCTTGTGAGAAACGCATGCTCTGCTCCGCCAAGCGTTCCAGGGCAGGTGTCTGGTAAAAATCGCTTTTCGATTCGGGACGATTTTTATCCATTTGAACTGAGGTGCCCGTCCAGCCTTGGTCGTCCGTAAGGAAGACGATAATGTTGGGTGATTTCTCAGCTGAAAAAAGGCTAATAGGCATTAGGAGCACCAGAGAGAAGATGATAAGCAGTTTCATATTTATAAAGATGAGATTTCTAATAGGGGATAGAGCAGTTGTAAACGCTATCCTTCACTTGTCCAACCCTGATCATCGTTCAGAATGAAAACCTCACATGATTTGGTACTTCAGCTTTATTATAGATAATCCGAATTTTATTGGTCGCTGCCTCGTCGGCCTCTTTGAGGTAAAGACGTTTTGGAGCAAGAGCACCCAATACGTCTGGTACATCGCAGACTCTCAGAACATTGAGGAGGGCCGGACAGTTTTCATCCATGTGACTCAGAATGGGCTCCACGAGTATTGCACCACCGATCTCTGGCTCCAGTAAGGAGGCATAAGCCGCAAGAACGGCTCCGGCCTTTTCGCCTGAAACGAAAATCGGAATCTTTTCGCCATGGAGCTGCTTTAAATATCTGGCGGTTGCCATGATGTCCCAGATGCGACCATCCCCCACCGTTCTCCCAATCAAGAGGTGAGAGCGGGCAACGTAATTGGGCGGGTTCCTTATTGTCCATTTAGTGTCACCTGTTCCCCGAGGATTAAGTTGATAGACGGTGGAATTCGGTGGGCTCTGTTTTTGGATAATTGAGTTTTGTGATGCATCCAGATTCACCTGCAGGACTATTTGCTTTGGATTTTCAGTTGAATGAATGACTTTCAACCCAACAAAGATTCCTGATTCGGTTTCCAATTTCATGGCTCCTTTTGAATTCGTTTCCAGTAAGCGTGCTACTGGAATTTGCTCCAGGAAGCTGCGAAAGCTAACAGCCCGAAGCTTGGAAATTAAATCCTCTTTCCACCTGTCATAGTACCTTGGCTTAGGTCCTTCAAACTTAGCTAGCGGTACAAAATGCTCATCGATGGTAGAGCTAATTTCATCTTTTGGAATATCTTCATTGGTCGGGAAAACACGAAGCAGTTCCGGCGCGATGGGATGCACTTCATGGTCACGATTTCCGGTTACGATATCGACCTCACTATCCGTAATCGGACTGGGGTCATTTTTTAAATGAATATTCATGAAGCGGAAGGTCGCTTTGCGAATGTCCTCCCGGTAGGCGTGACCACCGATGCTCACCAGCGTCTCTACCTGATCGCCGGCGCCGAACAAACTGTAGAACGTTTCCAGGCGATTGCTCACCCGTTCGTTGGCGTTCATGGGGAAGATGGCGTCGTTATCGCTGTTTACAAACATCAGCGGCCGGGGCGCAATCAAAGCTGCGATTCGGGTCCATGGCCATTGGTAGGTGTTGTTCATGAACATGCAGTCGCAATGTTCGTCGATAATGTGGTCTCCCAAGTACGAAGGTAGGTCAGCCATGCCGCTGACCGGTATGGCGACTTTCACCCGTTCATCCGCTGCCGCTACCCAGAAAGTAACTGCTCCACCTCCGCTGATACCGGTAACGCCAATACGCTCTGCATCCACATCAGGACGGCTTATTAAATAGTCTATGCCGCGAATACCGTTCCAGCACTCCACTCCAGCCGGAGTGTATCCGCGGGACAGCCACCACCAGCGATTGTGACTGTAGGTGCCGTGATGAACGCCGCTGATCTCACCGCGCTGAACTGTATCGACCATGAGGCAAACATATCCGTGTCGGGCGAACCAGATGCCGTGAGATTGGTAGGCGGCTTTGTTGCCATTCCTACCGCGTTGAGCATGACCGCATACGTAGAGGATGGCTGGGAGCTTTTCGCCAGGCTCCACCTTTGCTGGTCGATAGAGATTGGCGGTTACATACAGACCTGGACTGCTTTGATAATGGAGTTTCTCCACCGTGTAGCCTTCACCTTCAAGCGTGCCTGTTACCGTTGCCTTCAAGTCCGTTTTCTCAGGCATCGGCGAAAGGCCAAGCATGTAAAGGTATTCCTCTTTAAACCGTGGTTTTTGATCCAACCAATCTTGCTTCGATTGGATGCCGGATAAAAAGTTGCCGTGCAACTCGCTTGCCTGTTGCGACAAGTAGGCATGGATCATGGTGTCGCCGGGTTCTGTTTGGCCGAAAGTGAATGAATTCAGCATTAATATTGCCGACCATATCGCGGAAACGCGACAGCGTGTAGGAGCTGCTTTAGCTGCGAAATTCGATTTTATAAAGGCCAAGCTGGGGCTTGGCGTTCCCGGAGAAGTCGCAGCTAAAGCAGCTCCTACAAATTTCCCTCGGGATTGCCTTTGTTTACAACTCATTCCCCTGGTTTGAGGATGCGGGCGAAGAACGCTTCACGGGAGGGTTCCGTGACTGCGATGTTTCTCTGAAAAACACCGTGTCCCGAGCCATCTCCGAAAAGCATGTAATTTACGTCTTTGGCACCTGCGTCCCGCAGCGCCTGGATGAAGGTGTCGGACTGATAGACGCCCACCGTATTGTCCGATGCTTCGTGAAACAGCATCATGGGTGGAACGTCGGCCGACACGTAAGTGATGGGAGAGATCTTTTGTCGGAGAGCGTCACGTGTTGAATCGAGGGTCGCTTTTTCCTGCTCAAAGCGTTCGCGTGCACGGGCACTCATGGGAATTAAAAAACTGGTTGGTGTAGCACTTGCGGCCACTGCTTGCACGTCACTGGAAAACTCTTGGTAAGGGCCATCACCTTCCAGTCCTGCATCCTTCGGACAAATTCCTAGCATGACGGACAAGTGTGCTCCTGCGGAATTTCCGGTGGCACCAATACGATTCGGATCGACGTTATATGTTTCAGCATGTGCACGTAGCCAACGAACTGCATTCTTCACATCTTCCACACAGTGGTGGATGGCGGTCGAATTGCCTGTCAACAATCGATAGTTCACCGTGATGCACACATACCCCTTGGCTGCATAGGCGAGTGTTGGATTTAAAAAGCCTTCTGCTCGCTTGTCTCCATTGCGCCAGCCGCCGCCGTGAATAAATACGATGGCTGGTCGTGGCTCATCGCCCCGTTTTGATGGCATGGCGAGATCGAGTTTCCACTCGTCGTTGCCTTCGCGGTAAGCGATGTTTGGAACAAACGTAACACCATCTGGAACGCGTTGTTGGATCTGTTCGTCCGTCGGATTCGGTGGGCGTCTATTCTGTTGTTGCTGAGAAAAGGCAGGAAGGGCGGTTAAAACCGCCAAGATTAAAAAGATAGAATAGATGAATTTGAATCCAGGATTCTTCATAGTGATTACTTCTTAGGGTATTGATATTTCAAGTGCTTCTTGGGCTAAGAAACCGTGTGACAATTTTGTATGTTGCACAAGCCAGATATGAATGGGTCAAATAGGAATGTTTAAATAACAGCCTTTGTCTTCAGAGCGGACAGCAGTTCCTGTTTTTACGCATGCTGTTCCTTAAATGTATCGCCTGTTTCGGAGCTTTTCGTTTGAAAATAGATAAACCTCAAAGCCTTTAAAACGATGACAATAGCCAGAAGAGAATTTCTCATACAATCAGGTAAGGTCAGCATCGGTATCCTTATCGAAGGATCGCCTCATGTGCCGGTTTCTCTTGAAATGAGCTTTCGCTCAGGAGGCAAATTGAAGGGAGTGACGGCTGACAAGAATCTGGACGGCGCTTACTTCCTTGAGAGCGGAATGGGTCAGTACGCACAGGGTGGGGATGTTATTACCTTTTGCCGCGGGGATTGCAGAGCACAAGTGGGCAGATATAAGAGGAATGTTACCCAAGCAAAATGGAGAGAGTGTCTATTTAACAGGTTTTACCCCTTTCAAGCATACCCTGCATTTGGGATAAAAGTACCCTCGCCATAAAAGTGAATTCATCCATAAAACATCCCTCGTGAAGCATACTCTCAAAGTTCTTTTGGTTTTATCCTTAAATGTGGTACCCCTTCTTGGGGAAAAAAGGCCGAACATCCTCTTCTTTTTTGCGGACGATCAGAGGAACGATACCTTGGGCTGCGCAGGACATCCGATTATAGAGACTCCAACAATCGATCGACTCGCGGAAAATGGAGTACGGTTTGAGAACATGTTTGTGACCCGTTCGACCTGTTGGGCGAGCCGGACGACCATTTTGACGGGACTGACCTCGCTATCGTCGGTCGAGTCGGATCAGTCGGATATGGTTAAGCCGGAGGTGCTGACCGAACTGTTTCCTGACCTATTGCGAGACGCAGGTTACCGGACGGCCCTGTATGGAAAGTGGCATGCCAAGATGCCTAAAGGTTTCAAGCCGGAGGAACATTTCGATGAGTATGAAAGAATCTTTCGAAACCCGTATTTTAAAACTATGCCGGATGGATCGAAACGCCATGAGACGGAGCTCATCTGCGATCGCGGAATCGAGTTTCTCAAATCTCAGCGAGGGAAGGATGATCCGTTCTGTCTCAACCTTTGGTTTAATGCCGGGCATGCTGAAGACAATGACAGAGTCCCTGGCACGGGACATTATCCCTGGCCCCGGGCAATGGACGGAAAATACGACGACATTGAAATACCGGCTCCTCGCTTATCGGATCCAGCGATCTTCGAGGCGCATCCAGAGTTTCTAAAAACGTCGAACCATCGTGAGCGGTTTCATTGGCGCTGGGATACTCCTGAAAAATACCAACTTAACATGCGCGCTTATTTCCGGATGCTTTCGGGAATCGACCACGCAATGAACCGGGTGTTGCAGGTGCTGGAGGAAGAGGGACTCGCGGACAATACCATCGTGGTCTATTCAGCGGATAATGGATACTACATGGGCGATCGAGGCTTTGCGGG
It contains:
- a CDS encoding alpha/beta hydrolase, producing the protein MKNPGFKFIYSIFLILAVLTALPAFSQQQQNRRPPNPTDEQIQQRVPDGVTFVPNIAYREGNDEWKLDLAMPSKRGDEPRPAIVFIHGGGWRNGDKRAEGFLNPTLAYAAKGYVCITVNYRLLTGNSTAIHHCVEDVKNAVRWLRAHAETYNVDPNRIGATGNSAGAHLSVMLGICPKDAGLEGDGPYQEFSSDVQAVAASATPTSFLIPMSARARERFEQEKATLDSTRDALRQKISPITYVSADVPPMMLFHEASDNTVGVYQSDTFIQALRDAGAKDVNYMLFGDGSGHGVFQRNIAVTEPSREAFFARILKPGE
- a CDS encoding CehA/McbA family metallohydrolase, with product MLPDQSKWDALDPVAQILTSFKIIPHSSRYTSPILTKDILYRDNPSSDSRLDTHVMRLINRGRQAQFIRKELFQALCVYLLCAFPGLINVDAASITVRILDENGETTPARAWVDSKGQRLFEPFAPITVTPYARDRSFSCDGVFTMDLPEGEAVVHVEKGKEYIPVDLSILLGSGENLEKTVQLSKWIDMPSEGWFSADLHVHLGQDDPRILQQLALADDVHLIPAFSFWLRGRGETWESSWPDASYTLPIEVDRNHIVTRNNIEIERIDRNAIPGGTIGATFLYNLNLPVTAEVNGEHFPTDAALSRSAQSHSPDVVLDSDKPSWAETVIGAALGALDTIQVCHNHYHRDSTIPGGWGMIGALTSGESNEAVGDGLFHRTNGLYYRFLNCGFRLGVSGGSAIGVMPVAAGQHRVYAKIDGRMTAAKFWEALKSGRSFATSGPMLSLTADGQGLGTTVTRSSANTRSIKLLATVRSIESLESLQIVHNGLVVASLDLLGKNAAPVLIEELNSELLPQRSGWVIARAFFRAPDGLLRQAHTSPIYISVDQKPIAFVEDAEYMLRWIEVLDSITRKNPDRFPGANEQDAVLANYAEARAVYSQVIKDAEYHWADK
- a CDS encoding sulfatase; this translates as MKHTLKVLLVLSLNVVPLLGEKRPNILFFFADDQRNDTLGCAGHPIIETPTIDRLAENGVRFENMFVTRSTCWASRTTILTGLTSLSSVESDQSDMVKPEVLTELFPDLLRDAGYRTALYGKWHAKMPKGFKPEEHFDEYERIFRNPYFKTMPDGSKRHETELICDRGIEFLKSQRGKDDPFCLNLWFNAGHAEDNDRVPGTGHYPWPRAMDGKYDDIEIPAPRLSDPAIFEAHPEFLKTSNHRERFHWRWDTPEKYQLNMRAYFRMLSGIDHAMNRVLQVLEEEGLADNTIVVYSADNGYYMGDRGFAGKWSHHEQSQRVPLVIYDPRQPEERRGRVVDTMALNLDLPATFLDWGGVTIPVSYQGDSLKPVLDGNASPEGWREDFFCEHLNLRYSMSWEGVRGQRFKYARYVDQDPVYEFLHDLKNDPDELVNLVGNPEYAAQLKKLRMRTNTLIESYTGAVVRAASPR
- a CDS encoding prolyl oligopeptidase family serine peptidase, producing MSCKQRQSRGKFVGAALAATSPGTPSPSLAFIKSNFAAKAAPTRCRVSAIWSAILMLNSFTFGQTEPGDTMIHAYLSQQASELHGNFLSGIQSKQDWLDQKPRFKEEYLYMLGLSPMPEKTDLKATVTGTLEGEGYTVEKLHYQSSPGLYVTANLYRPAKVEPGEKLPAILYVCGHAQRGRNGNKAAYQSHGIWFARHGYVCLMVDTVQRGEISGVHHGTYSHNRWWWLSRGYTPAGVECWNGIRGIDYLISRPDVDAERIGVTGISGGGAVTFWVAAADERVKVAIPVSGMADLPSYLGDHIIDEHCDCMFMNNTYQWPWTRIAALIAPRPLMFVNSDNDAIFPMNANERVSNRLETFYSLFGAGDQVETLVSIGGHAYREDIRKATFRFMNIHLKNDPSPITDSEVDIVTGNRDHEVHPIAPELLRVFPTNEDIPKDEISSTIDEHFVPLAKFEGPKPRYYDRWKEDLISKLRAVSFRSFLEQIPVARLLETNSKGAMKLETESGIFVGLKVIHSTENPKQIVLQVNLDASQNSIIQKQSPPNSTVYQLNPRGTGDTKWTIRNPPNYVARSHLLIGRTVGDGRIWDIMATARYLKQLHGEKIPIFVSGEKAGAVLAAYASLLEPEIGGAILVEPILSHMDENCPALLNVLRVCDVPDVLGALAPKRLYLKEADEAATNKIRIIYNKAEVPNHVRFSF
- a CDS encoding pyrimidine/purine nucleoside phosphorylase, with the translated sequence MLKVNEYFDGQVKSIALETETLPATVGVMAKGEYTFGTDCHEIMTVVCGKLVVQLPGAETWQDFTDGETFEVAANQSFKLQVPVDTAYLCKYQR
- a CDS encoding MFS transporter, whose amino-acid sequence is MASIWGISITGSIAVALLKYGGLPAVAVFLLVSIGLLVLVSILFRERVGERLLPWSRGEANPEMLKPEGSILQLFKDLIQVLLLPMSLLIMGIISLQRINYGIYKVWSPDLAINVLGYTDSNYANWVASVSLVSAFCGLALGPVIDKLGARRAYAFTLLIAACLYTGLFPLVDTMSHPTVAVIALFLVYLTGTMLFITFISLAMSLCRVEIASTQFACYMALANLGMALGSGIYPIVFNFTGMKSILLALGALYAVAWLLMARVDLVSHKQRLANL
- a CDS encoding sugar phosphate isomerase/epimerase: MKLGLVSAILADQTLDQVLDFAATESFDCIELMCWPKGKAERRYAGVTHVNVSDMTQGQADEVTGKVADLGLTISGLGYYPNPLVADHEEAQVYIDHLGKLFQAAPKLGVGVVNTFIGRNPTQSVDDQWPRFLEVWKPLIQQAEDNGVKVAIENCPMYFTRDEWPSGKNLAISPAIWRRMFDDIESDHFGLNYDPSHLLWQQMDYVKPIKEFITRFFHVHAKDAIVDIDALNEVGILATPLEYHSPKLPGLGGIDWSKFFNALHEENYTGSVCIEVEDRDYEETLEGRQEALRQSARFLRNVMTKEN
- a CDS encoding sulfatase — encoded protein: MKLLIIFSLVLLMPISLFSAEKSPNIIVFLTDDQGWTGTSVQMDKNRPESKSDFYQTPALERLAEQSMRFSQAYSPHPNCSSTRMSIQTGKSPARLGTTDIYDVNPGTPGFIEPFYNNFYLNKPLIMHLPIIGLPEEEVTIGEFIKKHRPEYTTAHFGKWHMGPEDPTIHGYDVHDGPTTNTEGNAGMPDPKQLYGITHRFVDFIKTQAAADKPFFLQISHYAVHTQIFAEKETIEKYSKLEPGKNHKNGPYAAMTENLDESLAILLKTLDELNLTDNTYLLYTSDNGGEIGPGSIPTNNTPLRKGKTHTWEGGIRVPLFVRGPGIAKDSQCDMPVNGSDFFATYVDLLGINETLPKDMDGGSLAGVLKNSGKGNIDRPTEDFVWYYPHYRDFKGVYPQAAIRSGNYKLRKEYDTDQLMLFDLSKDIGETNDLSSSHPELTQKIHNKLNDYLTRVHAKIPAKNPDYDPKKDRGLEQIIFGGRALPGSGAGQRPDSN